From a single Granulicella aggregans genomic region:
- a CDS encoding TonB-dependent receptor domain-containing protein, giving the protein MSRVCSYLLAALFLVAGIEAKAQFDNGSLVGTIHDATGAVIPGAAVVVTNNATGIIAKATSNDSGDYELPSLRVGIYTIKASASGYAEAVANDIAISVGGRQRIDLSLSVGSTSTTVEVSGTALQLETETSERGQEISGYQSAALPLVTRNYADLLGLVTGVRQAPTAATTSSINSLTRAGAYNVNGQRSMFNNFLLDGMDNNAYGESNQGFDNQIVAVPPDSVAQFQVVTNNESAQFGRSSGATVNVATASGSNRIHATAYEFIRNTDLNATGYFKPTLGNVAFKKPTFNRNQFGGNFGGPIIKDKLFYFVDYEGFRQTLKPLSVLTLPTQNEINGILVVPVKNAATGTTYAAGTAIPTAAINPLSAQVLSYFKQIESDLPVSGSATTGLASNDYSVQVPFTDKSDKGDLRLDFQQNPTTSWFLRISDRKETGVNYPAILAPLDGQTNGTIRVLDQQVAAGFTKLIGANQVIEARLGISRTKAGKYSLSIGNDALSIPGLPTNPIVAGGLPTTSVSGGFTGFGRQSTNPQWQDPALLDPKINYTLIKGKHSLKFGYEYEHIWMAVNDNNPLYGAFSYGGAYSAVGTAVADSYWADFLFGTTNSYQLANYFVAHVRQTMHSAYVQDDWKPTPKLTLNLGVRWEYGSPYSEQNNYISNFDPITQTVLTTTPGATAGNGITPYSGGGVYGKTLVNPDLNDFAPRVGFAYALTGKTALRGGFGTSYVHYTRAGSGDILAINAPQAQFAAVTQITPTTANQCGTVPAQIIAVGSTTESCYVTADKGFPSALTSTFNSATDNVTWVPKNTRDSYVENYFLSVQQQLFKNSVLDVAYVGNHGLKLQGFVNGNQKNPSNGFARPFANWPSDITEASNEFYSNYNALQVRYEQRMAAGLTLLNSFSWEHALDNASASLEGNTPSLQDGNNPRADYGQSDYNLPIANVTSLVYELPIGHGRRFLSGSNGVVDSLLGGWQLSGINTMQAGTPFNLTYTPKSGNAGNQVSQQISATYRGANEYRPNRVPGQPITEHVKIAGTGYIQYVNLAAFALPATTVGGVIQSPFGNAARNPGRTPAFYQTDLSLNKKFSTPIESLKVEFRTEAYNIFNHTNLYLPGGALSGTLGGSATSGGVINSTFEPRIFQFGLKIIY; this is encoded by the coding sequence GTGTCTCGCGTATGCAGCTATCTGCTTGCTGCGCTCTTTTTGGTGGCTGGTATTGAAGCAAAGGCGCAGTTCGATAACGGCAGCCTTGTAGGTACGATTCATGATGCAACCGGCGCTGTGATTCCTGGCGCGGCGGTCGTCGTGACGAACAACGCCACAGGCATCATTGCCAAGGCAACCTCCAACGACAGCGGCGACTACGAGCTCCCGTCGCTTCGCGTTGGTATCTACACCATCAAGGCTTCAGCCTCCGGCTATGCGGAGGCCGTCGCCAACGACATTGCCATCTCGGTCGGCGGCCGCCAGCGCATCGACCTTTCATTGAGCGTCGGATCGACTTCGACAACGGTTGAGGTCAGCGGCACCGCGCTCCAGCTTGAGACCGAGACCAGCGAGCGCGGCCAGGAGATCTCTGGGTACCAGAGCGCGGCCCTGCCCTTGGTTACCCGCAACTATGCCGACCTGCTCGGCCTGGTCACCGGCGTTCGCCAGGCGCCTACCGCCGCGACCACCAGCTCCATCAATAGCCTTACCCGCGCCGGCGCCTATAACGTGAACGGCCAGCGCAGCATGTTCAACAACTTCCTGCTCGATGGTATGGACAACAACGCCTACGGAGAGAGCAACCAGGGCTTCGACAACCAGATCGTCGCGGTTCCGCCGGACTCGGTCGCTCAGTTCCAGGTCGTCACCAACAACGAGAGCGCGCAGTTCGGCCGCAGCTCCGGAGCCACGGTCAACGTCGCCACCGCCAGCGGATCCAACCGCATCCACGCCACCGCGTACGAGTTCATCCGCAACACGGATCTGAACGCTACCGGCTACTTCAAGCCGACGCTCGGAAACGTGGCCTTCAAGAAGCCCACCTTCAACCGCAATCAGTTCGGCGGTAACTTTGGCGGTCCGATCATCAAGGACAAGCTCTTCTACTTCGTCGATTACGAAGGATTCCGCCAGACGTTGAAGCCGCTCAGCGTTCTCACGCTGCCCACGCAGAACGAGATCAACGGCATCCTCGTCGTCCCGGTCAAGAACGCTGCCACCGGCACCACCTACGCCGCCGGCACGGCGATCCCGACAGCGGCGATCAACCCGCTCTCCGCGCAAGTCCTTAGCTACTTCAAGCAGATTGAGAGCGACCTGCCGGTCTCCGGTTCCGCTACGACCGGTCTGGCTTCTAACGACTACTCTGTCCAGGTTCCGTTTACCGACAAGTCCGACAAGGGCGACCTCCGCCTGGATTTCCAGCAGAATCCCACCACTTCCTGGTTCCTCCGCATCAGTGACCGCAAGGAGACCGGCGTGAACTACCCGGCCATCCTTGCTCCGCTCGACGGTCAGACCAACGGAACCATCCGCGTTCTCGACCAGCAGGTCGCCGCCGGATTCACCAAGCTGATCGGTGCCAACCAGGTCATCGAAGCCCGCCTGGGTATCTCCCGCACCAAGGCTGGCAAGTACTCGCTCTCGATCGGCAACGATGCCCTCAGCATACCCGGCCTGCCGACCAACCCAATCGTCGCCGGCGGTCTGCCGACGACCTCCGTCTCCGGCGGCTTCACCGGCTTCGGCCGTCAGAGCACCAACCCGCAGTGGCAGGACCCCGCCCTGCTCGATCCCAAGATCAACTACACCCTCATCAAGGGCAAGCACTCGCTCAAGTTCGGCTACGAATACGAGCACATCTGGATGGCGGTCAACGACAACAACCCTCTCTATGGTGCCTTCAGCTACGGCGGAGCCTACAGCGCCGTGGGCACGGCGGTTGCGGACTCCTATTGGGCTGACTTCCTCTTCGGAACCACCAACTCTTATCAGCTAGCGAACTACTTCGTCGCTCACGTGCGCCAGACCATGCACAGCGCCTATGTCCAGGACGACTGGAAGCCCACCCCCAAGCTGACCCTGAACCTCGGCGTCCGCTGGGAGTACGGCTCGCCCTACTCCGAGCAGAACAACTACATCTCGAACTTCGACCCCATCACCCAGACCGTGCTGACGACGACACCCGGAGCGACCGCGGGCAATGGCATTACGCCTTACTCGGGCGGCGGTGTCTATGGCAAGACGCTGGTCAATCCTGACCTGAACGACTTCGCTCCGCGCGTCGGATTTGCCTACGCCTTGACCGGCAAGACGGCGCTCCGCGGTGGCTTCGGCACCAGCTACGTCCACTACACCCGTGCCGGATCGGGCGACATCCTCGCCATCAACGCTCCGCAGGCGCAGTTTGCCGCAGTGACGCAGATCACCCCGACGACGGCCAACCAGTGCGGCACCGTTCCGGCGCAGATCATCGCTGTCGGCAGCACGACCGAGAGCTGCTACGTTACCGCCGACAAGGGCTTCCCGTCCGCCTTGACCTCCACCTTCAACTCCGCGACCGACAACGTTACCTGGGTACCCAAGAACACCCGCGACAGCTACGTTGAGAACTACTTCCTCAGCGTGCAGCAGCAGCTCTTCAAGAACTCCGTGCTCGACGTCGCCTACGTCGGCAACCACGGCCTGAAGCTACAGGGCTTCGTCAACGGCAACCAGAAGAATCCGTCAAACGGGTTTGCTCGGCCGTTTGCTAACTGGCCTAGCGACATCACCGAGGCGAGCAACGAGTTCTACTCCAACTACAACGCATTGCAGGTCCGTTACGAGCAGCGCATGGCCGCCGGCCTCACGCTGCTGAACTCCTTCAGCTGGGAGCACGCCCTCGACAACGCCAGCGCGTCGCTCGAAGGCAACACCCCGTCGCTCCAGGACGGCAACAACCCGCGTGCCGACTACGGTCAGTCGGACTACAACCTGCCCATCGCCAACGTCACCAGCCTCGTCTACGAACTCCCTATCGGCCATGGCCGCCGCTTCCTCAGCGGCAGCAACGGCGTCGTCGACAGTCTCCTCGGCGGCTGGCAACTGAGCGGCATCAACACCATGCAGGCTGGAACCCCGTTCAACCTCACCTACACCCCCAAGAGCGGAAACGCCGGCAACCAGGTCTCGCAGCAGATCTCGGCCACCTACCGCGGAGCTAACGAATACCGACCCAACCGCGTACCCGGTCAGCCGATTACGGAGCATGTAAAGATCGCCGGCACCGGCTACATCCAGTACGTGAACCTGGCCGCGTTTGCGCTTCCGGCGACCACCGTCGGCGGCGTCATCCAGAGCCCCTTCGGCAACGCCGCACGCAACCCTGGCCGCACCCCGGCCTTCTACCAGACTGACCTCTCGCTTAATAAGAAGTTCTCGACGCCGATCGAGAGCCTGAAGGTCGAGTTCCGCACGGAGGCTTACAACATCTTCAATCACACCAACCTGTATCTGCCGGGTGGAGCTCTGAGCGGAACCCTCGGCGGTTCGGCGACGAGCGGCGGCGTGATCAACAGCACCTTCGAGCCACGCATCTTCCAGTTCGGCCTGAAGATCATCTACTAG